The region GGCGACCAATAATTTTGCCTCTATCGTTATCCTGAATTGCCCCGGCAAGAATTTCGCTGGCCGAAGCCGAGAATTCATCTATCAAAATCTCTAAGTCAAGATCTTGGCAGCTGCCTTTGCCGTTGGAGTATATATCCTGCCTTGCCCTGTTTTTTCCCTGAGTGTAAACGATGAGTTGATCTTTGCCCAGAAACTCGTTGGCAATATTGGTGGCGGCATCCATGTAACCACCGCTATTGCTGCGTAGATCGATAATGAGTTTTTTCATTCCAAGATCTCTCAGCTTATCTATTGCATGCAGAAATTCAGCATAGGTAGTTTTGGCAAACGTTGTTATTTTGATGTATCCAATATCCGAGGATGCCATGTAGCTCACATCAACGCTGTTTATTGGAATTTTATCCCTGATAATCTCAAAGTCGATAAGTTCTTTAACATCGCTTCGTTTAATCCCCACATTAACGTGAGTTCCTGTAGGTCCTTTAAGTAGTAGGGGAATACTGTCGAATGGAAACTTAATGCCTGCAATGTTTTTCCCGTTTACAGTGATGATTCTGTCGCCAGCAAGGATTCCCAATCTTTCCGATGGCCCTCCGGGTATTGTGTTTATTACCACAGCGGTATCGTTCGACATGTTAAACTGTATTCCAATTCCGTCGAAACCGCCCTCAAGGGGCTCGTTTACTGTTTGAAAATCGGATGCAGGGATGTAGACCGAGTGTGGGTCTAAATTCTTCAAAATGGCAGGGATTGAATTTTCCACAAGGGTATTCATCGAAATTGTATCGACATACTCCTCCTGGATGTAGTTGATAACACTGCTTAGTTTATCGGATTTGGGATAAACAAGAAGGTTAGGCTTTTCGTTGTGGTTGCCGAATCGGATACCAATAAAAATTCCCACAACCAGCATAAGTGCCAGTACAATTGGGTAAACAATATCCTTTTTGCTGTTTTGGTATGCCATTTTGTGATTAATGCTAATGGTTTGTAATATCCTCAATTTCGATTTTAACAACTTCAATGCCCGCTCTGTTCAAAAGATCTATGCCGTCGAGCGTGTGGTATTCATCGCAAAAAACAACGCGTTTAATTCCTGCCTGAATAATCAGTTTTGAACACTCCATGCATGGCGAAGAGGTGACGTATAGCGTTGCTCCATCGGAGCTGTTGCTCGATTTGGCAACCTTTGTAATGGCGTTGGCCTCGGCGTGCAGAACGTATGGTTTTGTTTTGCCTGCCTCGTCCTCGCAAACATTCTCGAAACCTGATGGTGTTCCGTTATAACCGTCGGAAATAATCATTCGGTCCTTCACAATCAGCGCACCAACCTGTCTGCGTTGGCAGTACGAGTTTTTTGACCAAATTTTGGCCATCTCAAGGTAGCGCCTATCAAACTGAGACTGTTTTTCGCCGTATGGG is a window of Tenuifilaceae bacterium CYCD DNA encoding:
- a CDS encoding peptidase S41, giving the protein MAYQNSKKDIVYPIVLALMLVVGIFIGIRFGNHNEKPNLLVYPKSDKLSSVINYIQEEYVDTISMNTLVENSIPAILKNLDPHSVYIPASDFQTVNEPLEGGFDGIGIQFNMSNDTAVVINTIPGGPSERLGILAGDRIITVNGKNIAGIKFPFDSIPLLLKGPTGTHVNVGIKRSDVKELIDFEIIRDKIPINSVDVSYMASSDIGYIKITTFAKTTYAEFLHAIDKLRDLGMKKLIIDLRSNSGGYMDAATNIANEFLGKDQLIVYTQGKNRARQDIYSNGKGSCQDLDLEILIDEFSASASEILAGAIQDNDRGKIIGRRSFGKGLVQEQIFFSDGSALRLTIARYYTPSGRSIQKPYKPGDDEYFNDISNRYIHGEFREADSIQFADSLKFQTVGGRTVYGGGGIMPDVFVPLDTVGITPYLQQVSRRNLIYRFAFSFTDKHRKESRSLKDFDSVNKFLNQFNLVGDFVQYAEQNGVKPNNSEIKESKLIIETQLKATIARNIIDSEGFYPYIQLIDETLLKAIEIMDQPTNNPTASVSLKGVDPAILIQSQLKTWVRNDFIAAIV